A window from Mycobacterium saskatchewanense encodes these proteins:
- a CDS encoding beta-ketoacyl [acyl carrier protein] synthase domain-containing protein produces MSDNDPVVIVGLALEAPGGVETPEDYWALLSEQREALSPFPADRGWALRELFDGSRRDGFKPICDLGGFLSSATTFDPDFFGISRREAAAMDPQQRVALRVAWRSLENGGMNPDDLAGHDVGCYVGASGLEYGPGLSEFSHHSGHLITGTSLAVISGRIAYTLDLAGPAVTVDTACSSAISAIHSAVQSIRSGDCDLALAGAVCVMGTPGYFVEFSKKHALSDDGHCRPYSAHASGTVWAEGAAMFVLQRRSRALADGRRILAQVRASGLNSDGRSNGLMAPSGEAQLRLFRRALVQAGVEPAGVGMVEGHATGTRLGDRAELLSLAASYGTAPAGRGPLLGSVKSNIGHAQAAAGALGLAKVIVSAEHAAIPPTLHVDEPSREIDWESQGLRLADKLTPWPAVDGWRTAAVSAFGMSGTNTHLIVSMPDDAPGGKVA; encoded by the coding sequence ATGTCCGATAACGACCCCGTCGTCATCGTGGGCCTGGCGCTCGAGGCGCCGGGCGGGGTCGAAACCCCGGAGGACTACTGGGCGTTGCTGTCCGAACAGCGGGAGGCGCTCAGCCCGTTCCCCGCCGACCGCGGCTGGGCGCTGCGCGAGCTCTTCGACGGATCGCGGCGGGACGGCTTCAAACCGATCTGTGATCTCGGCGGATTCCTCTCCAGCGCAACGACATTCGATCCCGACTTCTTCGGCATCTCCCGCCGCGAAGCGGCCGCCATGGACCCCCAGCAGCGGGTCGCGCTGCGGGTGGCGTGGCGCAGCCTGGAAAACGGCGGCATGAACCCCGACGACCTCGCCGGGCACGACGTGGGTTGTTACGTCGGTGCCTCCGGACTCGAATACGGCCCGGGCCTGTCCGAGTTCTCCCACCACAGTGGCCATCTGATCACCGGGACGTCGCTGGCGGTCATCTCCGGGCGCATCGCCTACACGCTGGACCTGGCGGGGCCGGCGGTGACGGTCGACACCGCCTGCTCGTCGGCGATATCGGCGATCCACAGTGCCGTGCAGTCGATCCGCTCCGGCGACTGCGATCTCGCGCTTGCGGGCGCCGTCTGCGTGATGGGCACGCCGGGGTATTTCGTCGAATTCTCCAAGAAGCACGCCCTGTCCGACGACGGCCACTGCCGGCCCTACAGCGCGCATGCCAGCGGAACGGTCTGGGCCGAGGGCGCGGCCATGTTCGTGCTGCAGCGCCGGTCGAGGGCGCTGGCCGACGGGCGGCGCATCCTCGCCCAGGTGCGTGCCAGTGGCCTGAACTCCGACGGACGCAGCAACGGCCTGATGGCTCCCAGCGGTGAGGCGCAGCTGCGGCTGTTTCGGCGCGCGCTGGTGCAGGCGGGGGTCGAGCCCGCCGGGGTCGGGATGGTCGAGGGGCACGCGACCGGAACCCGCCTCGGCGACAGGGCCGAATTGCTCTCGCTCGCGGCCAGTTACGGCACCGCGCCGGCCGGACGGGGCCCGCTCCTCGGATCGGTCAAGTCCAACATCGGGCATGCGCAGGCCGCGGCGGGCGCACTGGGCCTGGCCAAGGTCATCGTGTCGGCCGAACACGCCGCGATACCCCCGACCCTGCACGTCGACGAGCCCAGCCGCGAAATCGACTGGGAGAGCCAGGGCTTGCGGCTGGCGGACAAGCTGACGCCATGGCCGGCCGTCGATGGCTGGCGCACCGCGGCGGTGTCCGCGTTCGGGATGAGCGGCACCAACACCCACCTGATCGTCTCGATGCCCGACGACGCGCCCGGGGGCAAGGTCGCGTGA
- a CDS encoding non-ribosomal peptide synthetase — protein MVHAPACVEEIRAEVADLLGVEAGAVRPDGNLISQGLDSIRMMTLAGRWRRQGIAVDFATLAAEPTIAAWAQLVATSAPATEAAPPTAPDGAPSHAGEPFPLAPMQHAMWVGRHDDQQLGGVAGHLYVEFDGGPIDPDRLRAAATALAVRHPMLRVRFLPDGTQRIPEPDECGDFPVGVEDLRFDRDVDRRLAAIRNAKSHQQLDGAVFELAVTLLPGERSRLHVDLDMQAADAMSYRTLMADLAALYGGRDLPELGYTYREYRVTVEAAETRSHPARDADRDWWARRIPELPDPPALPSIGGRKSRQSTRRWHWLEPTIRDALFARAQARGITPAMALAAAFANALARWSTTPRFLLNVPLFGRQALHPDVDSLVGDFTSSLLLDVDLTGAQTASARGLAVQDAMRTAAAHSAYPGLSVLRDLSRHRGTQVLAPVVFTSALGLGELFSAEVTGQFGTPAWIISQGPQVLLDAQVTEFGGGVLVNWDVRDGVFPPGVIDAMFAAHVDELVRLASADDAWDAPDISCLPAGQRAVRDADNDRAAEPSGDALHDGFFRRAAARPDAPAVFASSGDLTYARLRDQALAVAAALGAAGVGAGDTVAVMGPKTAEQLPALLGILAAGAVYLPIGVDQPSDRAERILATGGVRLALVCGGRRLSVPVTEVMLADVIRDAPAAVDVHLPAVDPAGLAYVLFTSGSTGEPKGVEMTHDGAMNTVEFLSGHFDFGPADRCLALSHLECDLSVLDVFATLRSGGAIVVVDEAQRRDPDAWARLIDNHRVTVLNFLPGWLEMLVEVGHDRLSSVRAVLTGGDWVRPGLARRLREQAPDLRFAGLGGATETAVHATLFEVTEELPSDWTAVPYGRPFPNMACRVVNDAGADCPDWVAGELWFSGRGIARGYRGRPELTAQRFVHHEGRTWYRSGDLARYWPDGTLEFVGRADHRIKVSGYRVELGEIESALRRVAGVRSAVAALLPGTDVLAAAVCLDDGSLTTQGIREAVADLVPAHMVPKHVCVVERIPFIGGKIDRRAVTAHLAAAITDQPGGTSASYEAPRSRLERALCHIVAGLLDRDAETVGIHDDFFSLGGDSVRATQAVASIRQWLDSPSLMVADVFAARTPATLARLLVGREPDGERLELVAEVYLEIVDMSSVDVLTELDSDAGQPAATEPDKREFQPWIKRFTGGATRGSVVVFPHAGGAAAAYRPLAKALSANDVDAYVVQYPQRADRRSHPAADSIEALAHELFEAGDWASVAPLSLFGHCMGAVVAFEFARVAERNGVPVRVLWASAGQSPSTASGYGPLPTSADGVLADMVDLGGTDPALLDDEEFVDLLVRAVQADYRALNTYSCRPDVRIGADIHAIGGHHDHRISREVLASWETHTSGRFTVSEFEGGHFYLNDHLDAVARMVSAHVR, from the coding sequence GTGGTGCATGCCCCGGCCTGCGTGGAGGAGATCCGTGCGGAGGTGGCCGACCTGCTTGGCGTCGAGGCCGGCGCCGTGCGGCCGGACGGCAACCTGATCAGCCAAGGCCTGGACTCCATCCGGATGATGACGCTGGCCGGACGCTGGCGGCGCCAGGGCATCGCCGTCGATTTCGCGACGCTGGCCGCCGAGCCGACCATCGCGGCCTGGGCGCAGCTGGTGGCGACCTCTGCGCCCGCCACCGAAGCCGCGCCGCCCACCGCGCCGGACGGCGCGCCCTCGCACGCCGGTGAGCCCTTCCCGCTGGCCCCCATGCAGCACGCGATGTGGGTCGGCCGCCATGACGACCAGCAGCTCGGCGGCGTGGCCGGGCACCTCTACGTCGAATTTGACGGCGGGCCCATCGATCCCGACCGCCTGCGTGCGGCAGCCACCGCGCTGGCGGTCCGGCACCCGATGCTGCGGGTGCGGTTCCTGCCCGACGGCACCCAGCGGATACCCGAGCCGGACGAATGCGGCGATTTTCCGGTCGGCGTGGAAGATCTCCGCTTCGACCGGGATGTCGACCGGCGGCTGGCCGCCATCCGCAACGCCAAATCGCACCAGCAGCTCGACGGTGCGGTCTTCGAGCTCGCGGTGACGCTGTTGCCCGGCGAGCGCTCGCGCCTGCACGTCGACTTGGACATGCAGGCCGCCGACGCGATGAGCTACCGCACCCTGATGGCCGACCTGGCGGCGCTGTATGGCGGCCGGGACCTCCCGGAACTGGGCTACACCTATCGCGAGTATCGCGTGACCGTCGAGGCGGCCGAGACGCGGTCGCACCCGGCGCGCGACGCCGACCGCGACTGGTGGGCGCGGCGCATCCCGGAACTGCCCGACCCGCCGGCCCTGCCGTCGATCGGCGGGCGGAAGTCGCGGCAGAGCACCCGGCGCTGGCACTGGCTGGAGCCGACCATCCGCGACGCACTGTTCGCCCGCGCCCAGGCGCGGGGCATCACCCCGGCCATGGCGCTGGCCGCGGCGTTCGCCAACGCGCTGGCGCGCTGGTCGACCACGCCTCGATTCCTCCTGAACGTGCCGCTGTTCGGGCGCCAGGCCCTGCACCCCGACGTCGACTCGCTCGTCGGCGACTTCACCTCGTCGCTCCTGCTCGACGTCGACCTGACCGGGGCGCAAACCGCATCGGCGCGCGGACTCGCGGTGCAGGACGCGATGCGAACGGCGGCCGCCCATTCCGCCTACCCCGGGCTGTCCGTGCTGCGCGATCTCAGCCGCCATCGCGGCACCCAGGTGCTGGCGCCGGTCGTCTTCACCAGCGCGCTGGGCCTGGGGGAGCTGTTCAGCGCCGAGGTCACGGGGCAGTTCGGCACCCCCGCCTGGATCATCTCGCAGGGGCCGCAGGTGCTCCTTGACGCGCAGGTCACCGAGTTCGGCGGCGGGGTGTTGGTGAACTGGGACGTGCGCGACGGTGTCTTCCCGCCGGGCGTCATCGACGCCATGTTCGCCGCCCACGTCGACGAACTGGTCCGGCTGGCCTCCGCCGACGACGCGTGGGACGCGCCGGATATCTCATGCCTGCCGGCCGGGCAGCGGGCGGTGCGCGACGCGGACAACGACCGCGCCGCCGAGCCCAGCGGAGATGCGTTGCACGACGGGTTCTTTCGGCGGGCCGCCGCCCGGCCGGACGCGCCCGCGGTGTTCGCGTCCTCCGGCGACCTGACGTATGCGCGGCTGCGTGACCAGGCGCTGGCGGTGGCGGCGGCCCTGGGCGCGGCGGGGGTCGGCGCCGGGGACACCGTCGCGGTGATGGGTCCGAAGACCGCCGAGCAGCTGCCGGCGCTGCTGGGCATCCTCGCCGCCGGCGCGGTCTACCTGCCGATCGGAGTCGACCAGCCGAGCGACCGCGCGGAGCGGATCCTCGCGACCGGCGGCGTGCGGCTGGCGCTGGTCTGTGGCGGGCGGCGCCTGTCGGTGCCGGTGACCGAGGTGATGCTCGCCGATGTGATCCGCGACGCGCCCGCCGCGGTCGACGTCCACCTTCCGGCGGTGGACCCCGCGGGCCTCGCGTATGTCTTGTTCACCTCCGGCTCGACCGGCGAGCCCAAGGGTGTCGAGATGACGCACGACGGCGCGATGAACACCGTCGAATTTCTCAGCGGCCATTTCGATTTCGGTCCGGCCGACCGCTGCCTGGCCCTGTCGCACCTGGAATGCGACCTGTCGGTGTTGGACGTCTTCGCCACGCTGCGTTCGGGCGGTGCGATCGTGGTGGTGGACGAAGCACAGCGCCGCGATCCCGACGCCTGGGCCCGGCTCATCGACAACCACCGGGTCACCGTCCTGAATTTCCTGCCCGGCTGGCTCGAAATGCTCGTCGAGGTCGGCCACGACCGGCTGTCGTCCGTGCGGGCCGTGCTCACCGGCGGCGATTGGGTGCGGCCCGGCCTGGCCCGCCGGCTGCGGGAACAGGCGCCGGACCTTCGCTTCGCGGGACTCGGCGGTGCCACCGAAACCGCGGTGCACGCAACCCTTTTCGAGGTGACCGAGGAGCTGCCTTCGGACTGGACCGCGGTGCCCTACGGCCGGCCGTTCCCCAACATGGCCTGCCGGGTGGTCAACGACGCGGGCGCCGACTGCCCGGACTGGGTCGCGGGTGAGCTGTGGTTCTCCGGGCGGGGGATCGCCCGCGGTTACCGGGGGCGCCCCGAACTGACCGCGCAGCGGTTCGTCCACCACGAGGGCCGGACCTGGTACCGCAGCGGCGATCTGGCCCGCTACTGGCCCGACGGCACCCTTGAGTTCGTCGGCCGGGCCGATCACCGGATCAAGGTCAGCGGGTACCGGGTCGAACTCGGCGAGATCGAGTCCGCGCTGCGCCGGGTGGCCGGGGTGCGCTCGGCGGTGGCGGCCCTGTTGCCGGGCACCGACGTGCTCGCCGCCGCCGTCTGCCTCGACGACGGTTCGCTGACGACCCAGGGGATCCGCGAGGCGGTCGCCGATCTCGTTCCGGCGCACATGGTTCCGAAACACGTCTGTGTCGTCGAGCGCATCCCGTTCATCGGCGGCAAAATCGACCGGCGCGCCGTCACCGCCCACCTCGCGGCGGCGATCACCGATCAACCGGGTGGCACGTCGGCCTCGTACGAGGCGCCCCGGTCGCGGCTGGAGCGGGCGCTCTGCCATATCGTCGCGGGTCTCCTCGACCGGGACGCGGAGACCGTCGGCATCCACGACGACTTCTTCTCCCTCGGTGGCGATTCCGTGCGCGCTACGCAGGCCGTCGCGAGCATCCGGCAGTGGCTCGATTCGCCGAGCCTGATGGTGGCCGACGTCTTCGCCGCCCGGACCCCCGCCACCCTTGCCCGGCTGCTCGTCGGCCGGGAACCCGACGGCGAACGCCTCGAGCTGGTCGCCGAGGTCTACCTGGAGATCGTGGACATGTCGAGCGTCGACGTGCTGACCGAGCTCGACTCGGACGCCGGCCAACCAGCGGCAACCGAACCCGACAAGCGGGAGTTCCAACCCTGGATCAAGCGATTCACCGGCGGCGCGACACGCGGCTCGGTGGTGGTGTTCCCGCATGCCGGTGGCGCCGCTGCGGCCTACCGACCGCTGGCCAAAGCGCTGTCGGCCAACGACGTAGACGCCTATGTGGTGCAGTACCCGCAGCGCGCCGACCGGCGAAGCCACCCCGCGGCGGACAGCATCGAGGCGCTCGCGCACGAGCTGTTCGAGGCGGGCGACTGGGCTTCGGTGGCCCCGCTGAGCCTGTTCGGCCATTGCATGGGGGCGGTGGTCGCCTTCGAATTCGCCCGCGTCGCCGAACGCAACGGGGTGCCGGTGCGCGTCCTGTGGGCATCCGCCGGGCAATCCCCGTCGACCGCATCCGGGTACGGGCCGCTGCCGACCAGTGCCGACGGCGTGCTGGCCGACATGGTCGACCTCGGCGGCACCGATCCCGCGCTGCTCGACGACGAGGAATTCGTCGACCTGCTGGTGCGTGCGGTCCAGGCCGACTACCGCGCCCTGAACACGTATTCCTGTCGACCCGACGTCCGGATCGGTGCCGACATCCACGCGATCGGTGGCCATCACGACCATCGGATCAGCCGAGAGGTGTTGGCCAGCTGGGAGACTCACACCTCCGGCCGATTCACGGTGTCCGAATTCGAGGGCGGCCACTTTTACCTCAACGATCACCTCGACGCGGTGGCCCGGATGGTGAGCGCCCATGTCCGATAA